Proteins encoded within one genomic window of Guyparkeria hydrothermalis:
- a CDS encoding aldo/keto reductase, with protein MVTIPRPARATQSEQEPIRRGVPSSGEAVAAIGMGTWITFNIGSDAQARAQRTEVLRTFLELGGQLVDSSPMYGSSEAVLGHALEAIDRTDPLFAASKVWTPDKEATREQVTRSARLWGIDRFDLMQVHNLVAWEAHLETLIAMREAGELRYVGITTSHGRRHHELERIMREQPIDFVQASYSLGNREAEQRLLPLARERGIAFIANRPFQGGRLIDRVKRHPFPDWAREADLANWADALLKFIIAHPGVTCAIPATSRVDHMRENMQALRGPLPDEALRDRLVRHVERL; from the coding sequence CTGGTGACGATTCCCCGACCGGCCCGCGCGACACAATCCGAACAGGAACCGATCCGCCGAGGCGTGCCGTCCAGCGGCGAGGCCGTCGCGGCGATCGGCATGGGCACCTGGATCACCTTCAACATCGGCAGCGATGCGCAGGCCCGCGCGCAACGCACCGAGGTACTGCGTACCTTCCTCGAACTCGGCGGCCAACTGGTCGACTCCTCGCCGATGTACGGCTCGTCCGAGGCCGTTCTCGGCCACGCCCTCGAGGCCATCGACCGAACCGACCCGCTCTTCGCCGCCAGCAAGGTATGGACGCCGGACAAGGAGGCCACGCGCGAGCAGGTGACGCGCAGCGCACGGCTGTGGGGTATCGATCGTTTCGATTTGATGCAGGTGCACAACCTGGTGGCCTGGGAGGCGCATCTGGAGACACTTATCGCCATGCGCGAGGCGGGCGAGTTGCGCTACGTCGGCATCACCACCTCGCATGGCCGCCGACACCACGAGCTCGAACGGATCATGCGCGAGCAGCCGATCGACTTCGTGCAGGCCAGCTACAGCCTGGGCAACCGCGAGGCCGAACAGCGCCTGCTGCCGTTGGCCAGGGAACGCGGCATCGCCTTCATCGCCAACCGCCCGTTCCAGGGCGGGCGACTGATCGACCGCGTCAAGCGCCACCCCTTCCCGGACTGGGCCCGCGAAGCCGACCTGGCGAACTGGGCCGATGCCTTGCTCAAGTTCATCATCGCCCACCCCGGCGTGACCTGCGCAATCCCGGCCACCAGCCGCGTCGACCACATGCGCGAGAACATGCAGGCCCTGCGCGGCCCGCTGCCCGACGAGGCGCTGCGCGACCGGCTGGTCCGTCACGTCGAACGGCTCTGA
- a CDS encoding diguanylate cyclase codes for MWGRRRQGGARGRTLVDRIVTSFRSLRALMVIAALLVSVVITTAVYLATETVFTQAVQRSAVQNARVLADGTFNAMYQIMRQGWTREQLNEFLDSLNQRADPGAVISVYRGEPVNALFGSLAQPPPDGTARAAFETRRTHVETDAQLVRYDRPLVAGDECLQCHVNAEAGDVLGVLSIRQPIGPMIDQAHDQLLDRLLVIVPAPLLAALLVAGFLSWRLGRSLRRLNRSVEQVNRVEDLAHLRFAGASTGFSEFDDVLAHVDVLTDKVRDVAIDRNLLEFEIGLMEHFVITSDVVRDWRRYVRDLLEEINRQFTVHGVFTAFSIADRPVGVDVFWQGRADEVVAARIDREVSRRVGECFGGGARDVTPRQHVGHDGELLTDAGRLDLHTKTLSMDLPPMQGMVGLIVPMGEARVTVKRLVIESILSTLINVVGSVRAIEKHTEDLEYFATRDPLTRLYNQRMFWSLLEYEIGRARRHDYRFGLMVIDLDDFKRVNDRYGHGFGDDYLRRVADLLQNGVRDGDIVARYGGDEFVAILPDADDRTVEQVGERLLARVQEATIAAPDGESLQLSLSIGLAVGPAEVGPAASGQALFSLADQAMYRAKVAGKNRLAVADREEVMTVEPSNEAGQDEVASLTPEAVSVVYQPIRQADGTVVGAEVFARARVGERVIPAAAFVRVLGRGQMIDVVDRRVVGMVLGDPAMAEFDGRLFVNIAPTSLLESRFIDFLIESIAHSPLRPDQVVVEISESPLAGDIGALARPVADLRAAGVRTAIDHAGSGRETFTYLRRFEFDYLKIEADWLCDRKVSRRDRAFIDGLLTIAETLGVTVVAHNVETDAQVELVRGLSIELMQGYRFARESQKPPVALLPASESR; via the coding sequence ATGTGGGGCAGGAGGCGGCAAGGAGGCGCGCGAGGGCGGACGCTGGTCGACCGGATCGTCACCTCGTTCCGGTCGCTGCGGGCGCTGATGGTGATTGCCGCCTTGCTGGTATCGGTGGTGATCACCACCGCGGTCTATCTGGCCACCGAAACGGTTTTCACCCAAGCCGTGCAACGCTCCGCGGTGCAGAACGCCCGGGTGCTTGCCGACGGCACGTTCAACGCCATGTACCAGATCATGCGCCAGGGATGGACGCGTGAGCAGCTCAACGAATTCCTCGACTCCCTCAACCAGCGGGCCGACCCCGGTGCGGTGATCAGCGTCTATCGTGGTGAGCCCGTCAACGCGCTGTTCGGATCGTTGGCGCAGCCGCCCCCCGACGGCACGGCCCGGGCGGCTTTCGAGACTCGCCGTACCCACGTCGAGACCGACGCCCAGCTGGTGCGCTACGACCGCCCCCTTGTCGCCGGCGACGAATGCCTGCAATGCCACGTGAATGCCGAGGCGGGCGACGTGCTGGGCGTGCTTTCCATCCGTCAGCCGATCGGGCCGATGATCGACCAGGCACACGATCAGCTGCTCGACCGCCTGCTGGTGATCGTCCCCGCGCCCCTGCTTGCCGCACTGCTGGTTGCCGGTTTTCTCAGCTGGCGGCTGGGGCGGTCGCTGCGGCGCCTCAATCGCTCGGTCGAGCAGGTCAACCGGGTCGAGGACCTGGCTCACCTGCGCTTTGCCGGTGCGTCGACCGGCTTTTCCGAATTCGATGACGTGCTGGCCCACGTTGATGTTCTGACCGACAAGGTCCGCGACGTGGCCATCGACCGCAACCTGCTCGAGTTCGAGATCGGGCTGATGGAGCACTTCGTCATTACCTCCGACGTGGTGCGCGACTGGCGCCGCTACGTGCGCGACCTGCTCGAGGAGATCAACCGGCAGTTCACCGTGCACGGCGTGTTCACCGCCTTCTCGATCGCCGACCGACCGGTGGGTGTGGACGTGTTCTGGCAGGGGCGGGCCGACGAGGTGGTGGCCGCACGGATCGACCGCGAAGTCAGCCGACGGGTGGGCGAATGTTTCGGCGGCGGGGCGCGCGACGTCACGCCGCGGCAACACGTCGGCCACGATGGTGAATTGCTCACCGATGCCGGCCGGCTCGACCTGCACACCAAGACCCTGTCGATGGACCTGCCGCCGATGCAGGGCATGGTTGGGCTGATCGTGCCGATGGGCGAGGCCCGCGTGACGGTCAAGCGGCTGGTGATCGAATCGATCCTGTCGACGCTGATCAATGTCGTCGGTTCGGTGCGGGCGATCGAGAAGCACACCGAGGATCTCGAGTATTTCGCCACCCGCGACCCCCTCACCCGCCTGTACAACCAGCGTATGTTCTGGTCGCTGTTGGAGTACGAGATCGGCCGGGCTCGCCGTCACGACTATCGCTTCGGTCTGATGGTCATCGACCTGGACGACTTCAAGCGCGTCAATGACCGCTACGGTCACGGCTTCGGCGATGACTACCTGCGTCGGGTGGCGGACCTGCTGCAGAACGGGGTGCGCGACGGCGACATCGTGGCCCGCTATGGCGGCGACGAGTTCGTGGCCATCCTGCCGGACGCCGACGACCGGACGGTCGAGCAGGTCGGCGAACGGCTGCTTGCCCGCGTGCAGGAGGCCACCATCGCCGCGCCCGACGGTGAATCGCTGCAGCTGTCACTGTCGATCGGCCTGGCCGTGGGGCCCGCCGAGGTCGGCCCGGCAGCCTCGGGGCAGGCCTTGTTCTCTCTCGCCGACCAGGCGATGTATCGCGCTAAGGTCGCCGGCAAGAACCGACTGGCCGTGGCCGACCGCGAGGAGGTGATGACCGTCGAGCCCTCGAACGAGGCAGGCCAGGACGAGGTTGCCTCCCTCACGCCCGAGGCGGTATCGGTGGTCTACCAGCCGATCCGGCAGGCGGACGGTACGGTGGTTGGCGCCGAGGTCTTCGCCCGCGCCCGGGTCGGCGAGCGGGTGATCCCGGCCGCCGCCTTCGTCCGTGTGCTGGGGCGCGGCCAGATGATCGACGTGGTCGATCGCCGCGTGGTCGGGATGGTGCTGGGCGATCCGGCCATGGCGGAATTCGATGGCCGGCTGTTCGTCAACATTGCACCCACGAGCCTGCTGGAGTCGCGCTTTATCGACTTCCTGATTGAGTCGATCGCCCACTCGCCATTGCGGCCGGACCAGGTGGTCGTCGAGATCAGCGAAAGCCCGCTGGCCGGCGACATCGGTGCGCTGGCCCGGCCGGTGGCGGACCTGCGCGCCGCCGGCGTGCGTACCGCCATCGACCACGCCGGCTCCGGCCGGGAGACCTTCACTTACTTGCGCCGGTTCGAGTTCGACTACTTGAAGATCGAGGCCGACTGGCTGTGCGACCGCAAGGTCAGCCGTCGCGATCGGGCGTTCATCGACGGGTTGCTGACCATCGCCGAGACCCTCGGCGTCACGGTGGTGGCGCATAACGTCGAGACCGACGCCCAGGTCGAGTTGGTCCGCGGGCTCTCGATCGAGTTGATGCAGGGATATCGCTTTGCGCGCGAGTCGCAGAAGCCGCCCGTGGCCCTGTTGCCGGCCTCGGAGAGCCGCTGA